AGACGGTAGCCGCCGTCGCGCGCGAAGACGAAGGCGAGGAAGAGCGGGCCGACGACCGCGCCGATCTGGTCGAGCGCCTCGTGCAGCCCGAACGCCTTGCCGTGGCCGACCCGGTCCGCGGCGTCGGCGAGAATCGCGTCGCGCGCCGGGCTGCGGATCGCCTTGCCCAGCCGCTCGAGGACGATCAGCCCGGCGGCCACCTCCCAGCGCCCGGCCAGCGCGAGCGCCGGCACGGCGATCAAGTTGAGGCCGTAGCCGACGAAGGTGATCGTCCAGTAGGCGCGCGTCCGGTCGCTGACCACGCCGGAGACGAGGCGCAGCGCGTAGCCGACGAGCTCGCCGAGCCCGGCCGCCAGGCCGACCGCCGCGGCCCCGGCGCCGAGCGTCGCCAGAAACGGCCCGGAGACGCCGCGCGCCCCTTCGTAGGTGACGTCGGCGAAGAGACTGACGACGCCGAGCAGGACGACGAAGCCGAGGGCGGCGCGCTTCGACCTGTCGTTCACGACGCCGGCTCCGTCTCTCCCCGCGGCGTCAGAGCACGCGCAGGAAGCGCACGCCGAGCAGGATCAGCAACAGGACCAAGTAGGCGCTCAGGAACCAGAGCGCGCACCTGACGGTTCGGGTCATCTCCACGCGAGGCATCGACGGTCCTCTTGGCGGCGCCGCGCGCCGTCAGTCCTTCTCGGCGGTCCGGGCGTCCGGACCCTTCATGAAGTCGTTGTAGCGGATCACGCCGAGCATCCGGTCCTCCGCGTCGGCCACCGGCACCATCCGGTAGTGATACTTCGAAAAAACCGAGGCGAGCTCCTCCGGCCCGGCGTCCTTTTCCACCGCCACGACCGGCGCGTTCATCACGTTGGAGAGGAACGCGTCGTCCGGGGCGAGGACCAGCTCCCGCAGGTCGATCACGCCGGCGAGCCGCTTCGTCCCCGGCTCGAGCACGTAGCAGTAGGAGATCTCGTCCGGGTCGCGCCCCGACCCGCGCAGCGAGGCGAGCGTCTCCCCGACCGTCGCCGTCGGCGCGACCGCGACGTACGCCTGGTCGGCCAGGCTCTCGGCGCGGTACTGCGGCTCGTGGAGCAGCGCGTCGACGCGCGCGGCGAGGTCCGGCGGCAGCAGCGCGAGCAGCTCGGTCACGTCGTCGTGCGGCAGCACGGTGAAGAGCGCGCCGAGCTGCACGATCGACATCTCGGCGAGGATCGCCCGCGCCTGCTCGCTGCCGAGGTTCGAGACCAACTGGCGCTGGGCGCGCGGCTCGGCCTCGAGCAGCGTCTCGGCGGCCTTCTCCGCGTCGAGGGCGGAGAAGAGCGCCTGCTGCTCTTCGCCGCGCAGCTCCTCGAGCGCGTCGGCGAGGTCCTCGCTCGGCAGCTCGAGCATCTGCGCGCGGGTCACGGAGAGGCGCACGCGGTCGGTCGCCACCGCGTCCTCGACCGAGAACGGCTGCACGAACTTCCACGAGATCAGCTCGTCCTTGATCCAGTTGAGGCGGCCGAGCCCCCAGCGGCGGAAGAAGCCGCCGAGCGAGGCGTCGACGTGGACCAGCAGCAGCGTGCCGCGCGAGGCGAGCAGGTGGACGTCGTTGACGACCTCCGTGCGGCGGCCGTCGATGTCGAGGATCGTCCGGCCGAGGAGGTGCTCGCCGAGCATCAGCCAGCCCGGCTGGTCGACGAACGGCGGGTACTTCTCCCCCTCCGGCGGATCGACGACGATCCGCTTCGGGCCGACGTCCCGCACGTTCTTCCACGGCACGAACTCGGTCGGCTTTCCCCAGCCGTGCTCGATGTAGAGGCCGACGACCTCGGGATACGGCTCCTTGAGCGCGAAGACGAGGTCCTCGAGCTTCCCCACCTTGCGCCGCCCCTCCGGCCCCTCGGCGACGACCGGCCGGTCGAGCAGCGAGCCGAAGTAGACGAACTGGTAGCCGCCGTTGGTCGGCGCGATGCCCGGGACGACGATGTTTCTTCCGGCGCTCATGGCCACCCCCTCACTTCGCCGCCCCGAACCAGCCGGGGAAGAGGGTGCTGACGGCGAACAGCGTGGACATCACCGTGACGAAGGCGACGATCGACCAGTTGGCGATGTTCTGCCAGCGGGTGTTGACGTGCTCCCCCATGAACGCCTTGGAGTTCAGGATCAGGATCAGGAACACCAGGGCCGAGGGGAGCAGCGTCACCGCGACGACCTGCACGAACATCGTGATCGCGATCAGCGGCGCGCCGGGGATCAGCACGATCCCGCCCGCGCCGAGCAGCCCCGCGACGTAGAGCACGTAGAACCAGGGGGCGTCCTTGATCTTCTTGTTGAGCGAGTGCGCCCAGCCGAACACCTCCCCCACCGCCCACGAGGTGGAGAGGGAGATGCAGAGCGCGCCGAGGAAGCCGGCGTCGAACAGGCCGATGGCGAAGAGCGTGCGGGCCATCGTCCCCTGGCCGTGCGGCAGGAGCGGCACCAGCGCCTCGGCGGTCTGCTTGGCGTCCTCGACGTTGATCGGCGGCTGGTGGTAGTAGAACGCCGCGCCGGTGACGATGATGATGAACGCCGCCACGACGCAGGTGATCAGCGAGCCGACGAAGGTGTCGATCTTCCCGTACTTGACGTCGTGGAGGTCGAGCCCCTTGTCCACGACGGCGCTCTGCTGGAAGAAGATCTGCCACGGGGTGATCGTCGTGCCGATGTTGGCCAGCATGATGAAGAGGACGTCGCCGCTCAGCCCGCCCGGCATCGAGGGGCGCAGCAGCCCCTCGAGGACCGCGTTCCAGCCGGGAGCGGTGCCGCTCTTCATCGCCCAGAACGCCGCCGGGATGTAGACCAAGTTGAAGGCGCAGAAGAAGAGCGTCAGCTTCTCGAAGGTCCAGTAGCGGCCGGTCAGCACGACCATCGTCAGGATCGCGCTGACCCCGAGGTAGGTGATCCACTCCGGCACGCCGAAGAGGCTCATCGCCGCGGTCATGCCGATGTACTCGGTGACCAGCGTGAGGAAGTTGACGATCGCCAGGTCGGCGAGCGAGAACCAGCCCCAGAACTTGCCGAACCCTTCGAAGATCGCCTCGGCGTGGCCGCGTTTCGTCACCGCCCCGAGCCGGACGGTCATCTCCTGCACGAAGTAGGCCATCGGGATCAGGATGAAGAAGATCCAGAGCAGCTTGAAGCCGTACTTGCTGCCGGTCACGGCGTAGGTGGAGATCCCGCCCGCGTCGTTGTCCGCGACCATCGTGATGATGCCCGGGCCCAAAACGGCCAGGAGCACCAAGAGCCGCTTGCGTCCGCGGCTGAGCCGGTGGAACAGCTTGCTGATCCAATACATTGAGCCCGCCCCCGAACGGCGCCGGCGCGCCGTCGTTGGTCGTGTTGTCGTGCTAGGGCGGGAAGGACGAAAACAGAAGGAACGTCGATCTCGCCGCCGTCCGCGTGGTCCGGCGGCGGGGCGCCGCTCAGACGGTGCGGTTGTTCATCGTACTTGGTCGATGACTGCCGTCTTCAGGCATGGCGCCTAGGTCCTCCGAAAAACGACGAAAATTCGGGGGTCAAGCTAACCCGCGGGGCGTCCTCCGTCAAACACTCCTTTGACCTGTCGCGAAAGACGGCCATCATGCCCGGCGTGGACGCGCCGGCCCCCGTCTTCTCCCCCGCCGACGCGGCGTTCATGCGCCGCGCGCTCGAGCTCGCGCGCGACGCCGCCGCGGCCGGCGAGGTCCCGATCGGCGCGGTCCTCGTCCAGGACGGCGCGGTCGTCGCCGAAGGGCGAAACGCCCCGATCGGCCGCCGCGACCCGACGGCCCACGCCGAGATCGTCGCCCTGCGGCGGGCCGGCGAGGCGCTCGGCGTCCCGCGCCTGCCGGGCACGACCCTCTACGTCACCCTCGAGCCGTGCCTGATGTGCCTCGGGGCGTCGGTCCACGCCCGGGTCGCGCGGCTGGTCTACGGCGCGTCCGATCCGCTCGTCGGGGCGACGGCGATCTTCGCCGGGATACCTGTCGGCCGTCCCGGGCTCAACCACCGCGTCGCGATCGAGGGCGGTCTCCTCGCCGAGGAGGCCGCGGATCTGCTGCGGACGTTCTTCCGCGCCCGCCGCGGCTGACCGGCAAACTTCCCCCGGCGTTTTCGCGGACGCCCCGCGTCGTGCATAATGGCGCGCGCAGCCGCGGAGAGATGACCGAGTGGCTGAAGGTGCACGCTTGGAAAGCGTGTTTAGGGGCAACCCTAACGTGGGTTCGAATCCCACTCTCTCCGCCATTTGATCACGCCGATGACCGCCGCGGCGCCGCGCGCCGCGGCGTCGCGTTGCAGGACCTCGCGGGGCTCGCCCCTGCGCGATCCGGCCCCGTGAACCCCGTCAGGCCCGGAAGGGAGCAGCGGTAAGCGGACCGTCGGGTGCGCCGCAGGATCTCCGAGCCCCACCTATCTCGGGACGCCCGGGGATCTCCCCGGGCGAACCCGGCCGAGGGGGCGCGTGC
The sequence above is drawn from the bacterium genome and encodes:
- a CDS encoding CBS domain-containing protein — its product is MSAGRNIVVPGIAPTNGGYQFVYFGSLLDRPVVAEGPEGRRKVGKLEDLVFALKEPYPEVVGLYIEHGWGKPTEFVPWKNVRDVGPKRIVVDPPEGEKYPPFVDQPGWLMLGEHLLGRTILDIDGRRTEVVNDVHLLASRGTLLLVHVDASLGGFFRRWGLGRLNWIKDELISWKFVQPFSVEDAVATDRVRLSVTRAQMLELPSEDLADALEELRGEEQQALFSALDAEKAAETLLEAEPRAQRQLVSNLGSEQARAILAEMSIVQLGALFTVLPHDDVTELLALLPPDLAARVDALLHEPQYRAESLADQAYVAVAPTATVGETLASLRGSGRDPDEISYCYVLEPGTKRLAGVIDLRELVLAPDDAFLSNVMNAPVVAVEKDAGPEELASVFSKYHYRMVPVADAEDRMLGVIRYNDFMKGPDARTAEKD
- a CDS encoding Nramp family divalent metal transporter, which gives rise to MYWISKLFHRLSRGRKRLLVLLAVLGPGIITMVADNDAGGISTYAVTGSKYGFKLLWIFFILIPMAYFVQEMTVRLGAVTKRGHAEAIFEGFGKFWGWFSLADLAIVNFLTLVTEYIGMTAAMSLFGVPEWITYLGVSAILTMVVLTGRYWTFEKLTLFFCAFNLVYIPAAFWAMKSGTAPGWNAVLEGLLRPSMPGGLSGDVLFIMLANIGTTITPWQIFFQQSAVVDKGLDLHDVKYGKIDTFVGSLITCVVAAFIIIVTGAAFYYHQPPINVEDAKQTAEALVPLLPHGQGTMARTLFAIGLFDAGFLGALCISLSTSWAVGEVFGWAHSLNKKIKDAPWFYVLYVAGLLGAGGIVLIPGAPLIAITMFVQVVAVTLLPSALVFLILILNSKAFMGEHVNTRWQNIANWSIVAFVTVMSTLFAVSTLFPGWFGAAK
- the tadA gene encoding tRNA adenosine(34) deaminase TadA; amino-acid sequence: MPGVDAPAPVFSPADAAFMRRALELARDAAAAGEVPIGAVLVQDGAVVAEGRNAPIGRRDPTAHAEIVALRRAGEALGVPRLPGTTLYVTLEPCLMCLGASVHARVARLVYGASDPLVGATAIFAGIPVGRPGLNHRVAIEGGLLAEEAADLLRTFFRARRG